GAGTATCATGAGATGCTAtagtttagtgggagctattttggctgtACTCTAATAAAGGTTTCATCTGTGctcgttacactttgtaacggtttgatatgtatcaacttttagattcaataaaatatttttgaatgtgttgttattatgttgaatacatattgataaagtctcaaggtattgtataaatcttgagtgaaggctaggggcatccggttattagccttgtgcatatgccttgttatacataaagaaaggttaactgTAAGGATAAGgtatatgtgggttcattggaaccataaagcattatTTCTGTTGGATATATGCTGGTAAATGTgccttccaaaagctttatttccatATGACACATCATTTTTGAAATCACAACATCCCGAAGGCCCGTCGAAACCAAAGTACGAAGACTcgatagagaaaattccctttttcccCATAACAAATTCCATTTCCGaccattttttgcctgaaaaacccCGACGGTTGGATATATGCTAGGAAATGTgtcttccaaaagctttatttctgtacgacacatcattttagagatcacagcaccctgaaggcccTGCGAAACCAGAGAACGAAGACTcgatagagaaaattcccttctTCCCCAtagtgggttcattggaaccataaagcattatTTCCGTTAAAGCATAtatctctagtggcacaagtttttgtgacgctTAAAGTAAGAAAATTGTGACTGACAAATGTGATCTTtttatgagagatgttatccatttgacacactaccatattgaatccatatcaataaagttaagAGCACTCGTAATCACGGAAGGCTCTATGTGTATACATACAATTACTGCCATGATTcagtgtttaagactttatgtgataggattgactattaagaattatctttgGACCAAATGTGCACACATACaatacgatttcaattaatatagtttaAGTGGGAGAAtataagagttttcctaatgtagactacattaattgatattgtaatttattgtttttatggTTATCATAAAACATGATTGGTCTAAGGTGAAATATAAGGTTTTTTatttagtctaatatgggattGACTaatgtgggccgagttgagcctgacccgtaatgagggggtctggttgaaaactctataaatagtgctaaagtctctcatctaatcctaattctcacatgtatcctcacctaaggatcatttacctaacgctaaacgtgaggggggccgcctcattgagctagtgatacagagggcaatagaggagaatgacttacACGAAGAActttgtgtttccgcttccgcttcaagaacgatggatcccaaaacaggtgcgttaatctttctactcaattatatatgttcttgttctagttatagAGATCTTAGGATGgcgcaatttgcatccaacaaaATGATCTACTAATGAGGACGTAGATCTTATTAGAGAGGTTGTGGTCAGTAATTGTAACTCAAAAACTCATACTCTAGTGGTGATCGAAGTAtggaattattattatcattgaAAGGAAGATTGCATtgaaaatttaagccctaattatTTTTGTACCCATAATGTAATAAATCCTCGACTTTTTCTGCAATATAATCTCGAATTTTATGCAAATGCTGTAATATATggactaaaaaaaaagaaaaaagaaagggcttgaaaagtcaacaaaagaagctGAAGGAGAATTGTAGAAGCTTTTGCCGTtttaaagagaggagagagggaggcatTCGGCAGAAATGAAAACaagggaaacaaagaaacaagggagaggagagaaagaagagaaagaagagaaaggaaaaaaaaaaagaaatttttttttggtgcgcTCGTGATCCGGACGCCTCATCAAGCTGACTCAAGTGTGTTTTGCAATGTTGTTAAGAGATCAAAGCCTTTAATCATCTACTTGAAGCAATCGTTTCAATTATGGCTTGAAATTcggatttcttggatatttgtgtggcgaagcccgatttttgagtcgttaagttgcatatttttgtagaaatggtactttgggatgttgtgaagctatagcatcttACGGATCATAATTTGAGCTTGCGGTTTGTCCGGAATGAAATTTTAAAGTTAGCACATTTTGGAACTGTAGCGAATAGTAGCTTCGAgccttattttatttgtttttggtgCTGTTTTGGGGCGGCTGAGTTGGGATTGTTGTAGTACATCaagagagctttctaaagaCTATAAGACAACTTGAAatggaattttgtggaggaagttatggcgcTACAAAGTTAATGTGTGGGCCGTGCCTAGCGGAAAACAATGGGTTTTTGCTAAATGCGAGCTTTCATGGCGCATAGGTGTcgttttatcaaaaaaataagcATAATATAGGTGAGTCATTATAAGAATATCATTTTTACTCGGccatttgatattgtttttccgttaatttttATGGATCCGAATGCATTGGTTCAAGTAAGTGTCgtagttgatttttggtttttcccaAGTCAGtaacactatttcttctttatattttaaactcatgttttgagaaacacagtggattatatattttatgagttgataaaaatgcATCTTTTGTTGCAAAAAAAGGATCGAGCTTTCACTGTCATTTTGTTGTTAAAAAGATAATTATCCTTTGAATTGGGTTTGAATGATTGTTTGAAAAAGGGTTTGTGAAATTCTTTATGAAAGAATCTTGAAGCATTTTGAAGAAtactttgatatttatatatcaaatacTTGAGTTGTGATATGACTTATTTTGATGTTGGATTGTTGAATAGTGTGATTGGTGGTTGATGCTCAATGTCTCTGTGAACCCTGATGGGTGTGTGGGTATGCGCATACTAGTTTATGATATCCTTATGAGCCGAGCCATCAGCTAATAATAAGTGAAGACCTTGCCAAGGGAGGATCTTAGTCATTTTGTTACGGGCGTTACGCATGACCATGGCTAAAGATTTTAGCATGAATTGGTCAATGGATaggaccattgacatgtgatttgagtttggtcgatggaatagaccattgatgtgttgtttgatgagattaatcaatgaaatagaccattgatacatgttttatgagattgactaaTGGACTGAACCATTTGTATCTTcggtatttgagttatgatatatattatgttaaaaGTGAATTATGATTGTGTTTTAAATTTGTATAGTGATTTATTGATccgcttagaagaaatgtgttactcactAAGCTATGGTAGCTCACTCCTCTCATCTACTTGTTTTCCAGGTTCTTCAGTGAGTCGCGAGTAGGCGTGAGCGTTCATTCGAGGAGGACTTTTGTGGTGGAAACTTTTTGGTATGACTTGTATATAGTTAATAAGTTTAAAAGTTAGTCTTTGTAGAAAGTATATGTTTTGGTTTGGTGGATTATAAATATACTCGGATATTGTAATCAAATGCCCTTTTGTCAAATATACATATGaatgtatatatgttgatattGGGCTGAATCTTGGTTATCTTGAGGCTACATCCTAAAGTgaaaggacggccgtgtcatgccCTTTCTCTTGtgaatcggggtgtgacaaatGCAATATGGTCCTTTTGAGATTGTGCATAATGACTCTATTGCCTTTTTACAATCGAGGTCTATGACTCCCGATATGCTTACTTGGTTTCTAAAGCATGTTCATGATGTTAAGAACATgcatattctttttccctttaagaATAGCCGTATTAGGTTATTTTTAAGACAATCGCCAATCCAGACATTAGAGAAGGATGATAAACTCAGTCAGTCACTCATGggtattaaattaaaatcttaGGGATTGGAAACACGAGAGGCTTATGTGCTCTAGGGAAAGCTTTAGGGTAGAATCTGGGTTCCTCAAACGAGCGAAGGACTTAAATTATAGAAATGGTTTTAGACAAAACTTGACTTTTCGAATGCTTAGTCTTTCAAAAACCCAGATGTATACCCAGCAAATACAGGCACTACGAGTACTCGAGCCTAAGATTCAGCTAGCCTATCACACTTCACAGTTTCCAATCTCGCACTTTTGAATGTCTTCCACACCAGTCAAAGCCAACCCCGTTTATCCGGCAATGAACTAATAACATCTTCCAGCTCTTAACTCTGCTTGGCTCATTAAGCCTCCGGTATTCACTTAACTTTTGCATATTAAATGTCAACACACAACCTGAATCAATACGTTACAAAGAGCATCGAACTCAATTTTAAGATGAGAATGATTACCTTTTCATCCAAGAACTTAGCCCAGAAACGAGCCATCGCTCTCTCATACGGATCTCGTGGCAAAATCAGGTTGTCCTTCCATGTCTCGTCGATGTATTCAAGAATCACGTTAGACTCCATGATGGGTTTGCCATTGTGGATGAGCACAGGTACCTTCTTGTGCACTGGGTTGTGCTTGAGAAGCGCAGGGCTCTTGTTGGGGAATATATCCTCCTCCGAGTACTCATATTTGAACCTTTCATCTTCAGAGTTATCTCAACTCGCCAGCTAAACGGGCTCCCCCATGCATCCAATAACTTCAATTCTTCATCTATCCGAACACGGTCTCACGCTCCAGCAGACGCCGAGAAACGCTCTTCTTGGGTAGTAGCTAAGTAAGAACTTGAGAGAGTCGCTTGTTTTTTGGTTGGCTTCTTATGGAGTTCAATTTGGGTGATGTTTTCTTGGCGCGTAAGACGGCCCATCAACATCCATATTGTTTGGTCAAATCCAATGCTTGGACAATTCTGGAGTTGGTGGTTCGAAGACTTAtcattttatgataattagaCAGATTCAAGACTACGAAAATGTTGGAGATTGGCTGAACTGAATTTTATACATCGTGCgcacaaaaaaaatgttgaatttaaATATGGGGATCATTGGACACACCGTTCAACATGAATagtgaagaaaataaagaatttgagTCGATGAAGTGCACTTTTTATTGATATATTGTGCAATTATAAATAGAGATATCGTTATTTATAATTGGGTTTAccctttcaaaaatttatgattcacCAAAGGCCATTATTCTTATAGTAGTCTAAATACCGTGGTACTAGCTAATAcaaaaaatataacaatttgATTTACATGGACAAGGAGGAACAAGGCATTTGGATtttcatttattgcataggaagGACGTATATATAGCACGTGGGACACCACAAAATCACAGCTAAATGACGCTTAACTattatgatttttcaatattacTGACCATCACTATCAAGATGCCATAGACTCCTAACATACCACTCGGATCAGCTTTATGACAACCCAAAATGCCATAACACAAACACAAGAACCCAATCAAACTACGACCCAAGGATGACCCAAAACTCACACCCTATTTTTGTAAGAGCTAGTTAACATCTCGAGTCGAGCCTTGAAGAAGGCCAAGATCTTGTCCCTTGGAGGCAGATTCTCCTTGATGACAGGGCAATTCTTAAACTCTTCGGCCCACTTATACAGCATTGGGAACTTGTCCTCAGTCAGGACGTCGACCCCGGCCGCTTCCTGGACGGGTCCGACCCAGTGGCTAATGAAGCTGGCCACGATATCGACGAACCCGACGGTCTCGCCTCCGAAGAACTTCTTGCCTTTGAGCTCACCTTCAAGAGTGCTCAAGAGCTCACATGCTTCCTCATGTGCCTTTTCCCTTTCGGGCCCGCCGCTCATAAAGGATTTCCAGATAGTTGGCACGCACTGTTTCcagtataaagaataaattttgCTTGGTCAACAGATCTTGTGATCATGAATTAGATCTAACTAGAGACGTGGTCACCAATTCCAACTCAGAAACTAGACTTAGGTGGTGATCAAAGTCTAAGACTATTATTATTGAAATGAAGATTACATTGGGAATTCAAGTCCTAAATGGCTTTTTTGTACACAGAATGTAACAAATCCtcaatcttttctcttttgtctagTATAATCTCAAATCTTATGAAGATGCGATGTGGTCCTTTCAAGATTGTTATGTTGGAGAAGTCACGGAAGCCTTTGCTAGGAGGACTTGGCGTTACATCTCATCTTAATAAGATTAGCACCATTGCACTAACAGAAAAGATTATGACTTTGTTACCTTTTCACTGTCAGTTGTCTACAAACTTCCGATATCATTACTTAATTTCTGAAGTATATTCATGATTGTTAAGAAGatgtaaattcttttttttttagacctAGATATATGAATTTACTTTTAAGACAATAACCAATCTAGACATAAAAAAGAATCACGAATTCAGATACTCGCTCATGCATATCAATTACGATCTTACGGATTGAAAATACGAGGACCCCATGTGCTCTGGAGTGTAGGTTCAATTTTCCTCGACACGTGAACGACTTAATTAGTGAAATGGTTCTAAACAATATTTGTTGACTTTAGAATGCTTAGTCTTTCAAAACCCAAAAATACCCCCACAAAGACAGGCATTGCGAGTACTCGAATCTAAGGTTTCATTTGTTCCATGCTCTAGGAAagcattttctaatttttaaaattgatttttaaagcattttcatgattttttgtcATAGAGCCCGCCAGAATCATGAGTGGCGTCGAGCTCGTCATTGATTCTCAAGCCTTCAAGGCTAGCGGGTGAGCTCGCTGTTGATTTGCGAGTAGGCCTTGCCAGTCGTAGCAAGCTCGAGGTCGAGCTCACTAGTGGTTGGTGAGGCCTCGAGCTCACTCAGGGCTGGTGATCGTCCGAAGAAGAAGATACTgtcattaaaaataattaaaattttgatttttaaataaaataaaaaaattattaaaatgagtatatggaggaaaatcaaatcgaatTTTTCATATCGAACAGGAGAaagtattttctaattcatgTTCAAATTTTAGCCGAAtgtcaaaaaatattatcatttttctaaaaatatttttcaaaaatgttacatttttgtaaaacaaacggAGTCTAAGATTCAGCTTAGCTTATCATAATTCTCAGTTTCAAATGTTGTACTTTTCAATGCCTTCCGCACTAGTCAAAGTCAACCCCACAGTTTATGCCGTGATTACAGGTTTGTTtggtaatgcttttgtttcaagaaacaatttcttttaagaaatagtctttttctatttctatttatcgtaacaatttttaaataaaaaaaatgtgtttagtaactatacaaaatttctattttcagaatggaaaaagaataggaatatgtttggtattatccataaaatttctatttcttttaatatttttaatattttttatttttttcttttcttattcttcattGCCAGCGATCAACCACCGTTACGATAGTTGTCACTTGTCACTCGCCAGCCATTGATCGCCAATGGGCCGGTGGGCAACGACAGTAGCTAGCGATCAAATGGAGGGTGGCTACAAGCGTAGGCGGTCGACCGGTGGCTGGCGGCAACGGTAGGCGTTAGCGGTGGGCTAatgagcggcggtggcggccaAATAGCAGAGGgcagcaaagaagaagaaaaggaaaaaaaaaaaaagaagcttatttctagaaattgttcatgGGAACAAGAAACTACTTCTTTTTACttattgtttctatttcaaatccaTCCTTcaaccacttttctattccgaggaataatagaattaattgacgttaccaaacatatttatgttctttttatattccGAGGAGCataagaacagaaaaatcaaaaaatagaaacgttCCCAAATAGCCCCTACATTACCACAAGATATGCATATTACGTGTTAACACAACCCAAATGAGTAAGTTGAGGAGAGCATCAAGCTCAATTTTAAGACAAGACGATTACCTTTTCATCGATAAACTTAGCCCAGAAACGGGCCATTGCTCTCTTGTACGGATCTCGTGGCAATATCGGGTTGTCATTCCATGTCTCGTCGATGTACTCTAGAATCACCTGAGACTCTGCGATGGGTTTGCTATTGTGGACGAGCACGGGTACCTTCTTATGCACAGGGTTGTACTTGAGAAGTAAAGCGCTCTTGTTGTGGATTATGTCTTCCTCTAAGTACTCATATTCAACACCTTTGATCTTTAGAGCTATCTCGATTCGCCGGCTAAACGGGCTCCCCCAAGAACCAAATAGCTTCAATTCTTCACCCATCTATCCAAACACAGTCGCCCGCTCTCACACAGATTGAAACACTCTTCTTGCGTAGTGGCTAAGTAAGAACTTGTGAGAATGGCTTGTTTTTCTGTTGGCTTCTTATAGagttcaatttcagagatgaTTCCTTAACGCGCAAGACAGCCCATCAACATCGATGTTGTTTTGTCAAAGTTAATGCTGGAAAATCTTGGAATGTGCGGTTCCGTGACTTATGGGTTGTTTAGTCAAAGTAATACTACGAAGTTTTTTAGTGGGCTTTTCGAAGACTTATTGCCCAAGAAATAAGCAGATTGGCTGAACTGAATTTTGATACGTCACccacaaagaaaaattattcaatttagaGGGTAGGGTCGTCGGATGCACAGTTCTCCGTGGACagaattattaaaaatggaCAGAGTCGTATTATATGATAGCTTCATTCAATTTAGATTAGGTATATGATGTCATTTGAAAAGACGACTACTCACTTTCTAGTGATAATCGTTGTGACACGAGTAACGTGGAAATTAATGAATTTGCAACTAAATCAAACgcgaaagaaaacaaaattatcaattaaGTTGAGATTTATGAATGAAGAGACAAATAATATTATGTTCATTGACTAATGCATAGCACATGTGTCCATTTATAAGCTTTACATAACAACTATCTAAAGTAacaaataagaataatcaaatagaatatATAGAATCATTGAATATCCCCAATATATCTTTAATAACCCCCAAACTCAAGATGATTTCAAAGAAGTCAACTTGAGTTTGGAAAATAAATCTAGGAAACGCCTAGGTGAATGTGTCTTGGTGAAAACATCAACGGATTATTCAACAAATGGAGTAGAGACAAAACAAACGGTGTCGGGAAGAATGTGATATTAGATGAATTGACAGTCTATCTCAATATGCTTGATgcattaatgaaaaatattgttatGTGCAATTTGGATAGTACTTGATTGTCACAATGAATGACCGTTCTGCTATGATGGTGCACTCCCATATCTTCTAGTAGCCATTATAACTATAACAACTCTGATGTCATCTTAGCAAGAGCTTGATATTCTACTTCTATATTAGAGCGAGTAACAAACAATGGTCCATTTCTTACTATGCCATGAGATAAGCTTTGGTTTGATGGAGAATCGGTAGAGACGTGGCCGATGCAACTGGCATCGTGGTGGCCACCTTGTAGTAGATTCAATGGCGCATCTCAGGTAACAATGGTTATGATACCAAGTTGAGATTTgtgaatgaaaagaaaaataatattctattCATTGACTAATGAATAGTACGCGTGCCTATTTTTAGGCTTTACATAATGACTATTTAAAGTAAcaaataagaataaattaagAAGAATATACAGAATCACAAAATCATAGAATATCTTAAATATATCTCTAACAAAGTAAAGCAattaaaaacaacaaagaacaacAGAGGTTTACATTATTTGATTCAAGTATCGGTATGTATTCCATGGGAAGAGCCAATGGCAAGAATCCACTATGAATCTAAAGAATATATAGGTTCCAATCGCTTAAGTGTTTCCCAAATCTAGATTTTACCTAAAGCAAACTCACAAGTATTATCCCTCAATCCACAAAGAACTCACTTTTGAAAACTCGCAAAGAGAAAATCTAGTGCTCATCTTGTTTGCTTCGCTATATTTGATATCGGAGTAGAATTTTATCTTTTACATGaatgtgtgtgtatgtatatacatatatacatatacatttCCTATCCAAAATAGGAACCCATTTAGGAAACCTACTAAAACGAGGAAATTTATTCAAACTCAACACATATTCTCAACAATTTTCATCTGCACTTGATGTTTGAACCAAGTCATAATGCTCATTACGACTCTCTCAACGCCTttattggaatataatacgcggaaatgacaggatcttacaatttatgtcaatgcaaaatcaccagagaaataaacgataaataataaggacactagaaatttacgtggttcggtccgagtattgGTACCTACGTCCATGAGGAGAGCCAACAGTAGATAATTCATTATAATAGGAGAATCAATGTTTACAATTGCTCACATGCTTGAGTGTTTCTCACACCTAAATTTAATCCCAAactcaaagtgtttataaataaacaactcattaGGATATAAACTCACTATACAAAATCACCGCGTGTTCAAGCTCGAACAAACGCTCTATGTAcaccaaaatcaagaactccagCGTTCATTTTTGGTTTGCGTATGTACGACTTCGCGTTCTTGTTCAAGGCTTCGCGCGGCTTCTTGTGGCTCTCAAATCTTGCAGCTCCATAGGTTTTTTTCTTCATGCAGCACTCACCTCcttaaaggaataaaaaaaccTAGGCGTTTTATGTGTGTGCGCCCAAAGTAAAAaatttgaccttgggccccactaCTTTAACGAAACGCACGCCTACAAGGACTCTTCTTCTGTAAAGgcaatttccttcttttttctatcccccttaaagataaatagacaaTATAAAATATAGtgtgcccctttttttttgtcttctagtGACAAAAcatatcttcctttttttgtaaACCTTCAAGGAATTCAATGAAACTCGTTCTATTGATCGAAAACATCCAGACCcaaaaagaattttgaatttcttttcttgtgcaTAATCTTGAATATTATTTCCATCGGAAAATATCTTTacgatcaaataataaaaattttatccaagCAAACCACGTTTTGCAAACGcttaaactcaagacataatttaataattctccATCTTGGCTCAACGTTTGAAtccaagttatagtgctcatcatccatgtTGCTCTCCCAACGCCCCGACGGGTGCTCACTCTCCACAAACACCAATAGAGCTCAAGTAGAGCTTGAGCTTCGCCAAAGAAATAGACTTAGTCATAATGTTTGCCAAGTTATCTActgtagcaatttttttttaacaataacattacccttaACTAAGACATCTCGGATAAAATGGTACCTGATGTTGATATGTTTCGTTCGCTTGTGATAAATTGgattatatgccaaatatatCACACATTGGTTATCACAATGTATATCCATACTTTTATATTCTAACCCAAAGTCtgagagcaaactttgtaaccatatcgccttATTTGCTATAAAGGTTAGTGCTATGTACTATGCCTCATTCGAAGACAAGGCAATATGATCCTATAAggacgctttccaactaactacACTACCTACTAACGTAAATACGTACCCTATTAAAGTGTGATCATCAAAGTCACTAGCGTGATctgaatccacaaaaccagtgaTCTCACTACCATTGTTATCCTTTCGATACATTATACCCATGTCTGTTGTCCCTTTAAAATATCTGAAGATCCACTTTATAGCTTCCCAATAAGCCTTACTAGGACGCTTCATATAACGACTAACCATGCTCaccagcttgtgaaatatcaagcCTGGTGCACACCATatcatacataatactaccacATCACTAGAATAAGGAGCGCGAGACATATGCTCATCTTCCTCCTTAGTCTATGATgctaaaagtttaaagtgcttcgctaaaggtgtacttacagattttggcgactgcatattaaaacgtgccacaatcttctcaatatatttcttctaaGATAGACGTAAAACTTCTCCAGCcctgtcacgcaaaatctctatacccaatattttctttgcagcacctaaatcttttatctcaaattcaacatttaaccatctcttcagcacatcaatatcaaaCACATTATTAGTTACTATCAGcatattatcaacatataagagtagataaatcaaagaaccatttttcaatttcctaAAGTAGGCACAATTATTCATTTGACTTTTTGAGTAGTTTTGACTAGTCATGAAAGAATCGAAACATTTATACTACTGCCTTGGAGACTTTTTCAGCCCATATAAAGATTTattcaacaagcaaacatgatcttccttacctaGAATAACAAATCTCTCTAGCcgcctcatgtaaatctgcttctccaactcaccgtgaagaaacACAGTTTTCATATCTAGTTGCTCTAACTCGAGATCCTACGAAGTAACCaaggcaagtaaaacatgaattaaagtatgtcttaccacaagAAAGAACGCATCATTATAGTCAACGCCCTCACATTATGTATATTCATTCGCCACAAGTCTCACCTTATACCTCGCTGCCTCAACACTAGGAATGCCTTCTTTCcatttgaagacccatttacttccgacaatcttCTAGTTTTTGGGTAACTTGACCAGCTCCCATGTTTGATTCCAATGAAGTGATttcatctcttcactcatagcccctagccactgTGATGACTCTGAATTAGCCATCGCCTTGAAGTAAGACAaaggctcatctgtctccacctcatcacctacagtcaatgcataaacaatatctgtataaccataacgtaccggtgatttaatttgccttctttgTCTATCTACAACTATAGTATGCTACGGTTGTGCTGATTGTCCACTATCACCAACTTTAGAAACTACGGCCTCATCTGCAATCTCAACTTTTGTTACCTTCAAGGTCTTTGAGTCTTCACATAAAGCTCCACatcactaatgacaccatgattTGTCTTCCCTGTTGGTT
The sequence above is drawn from the Eucalyptus grandis isolate ANBG69807.140 chromosome 11, ASM1654582v1, whole genome shotgun sequence genome and encodes:
- the LOC104426417 gene encoding probable glutathione S-transferase; the encoded protein is MGEELKLFGSWGSPFSRRIEIALKIKGVEYEYLEEDIIHNKSALLLKYNPVHKKVPVLVHNSKPIAESQVILEYIDETWNDNPILPRDPYKRAMARFWAKFIDEKCVPTIWKSFMSGGPEREKAHEEACELLSTLEGELKGKKFFGGETVGFVDIVASFISHWVGPVQEAAGVDVLTEDKFPMLYKWAEEFKNCPVIKENLPPRDKILAFFKARLEMLTSSYKNRV